From Enterococcus mundtii, the proteins below share one genomic window:
- a CDS encoding pseudouridine synthase, with protein MRLDKFLADIGLGSRKEVKGLIKNGLITVNGNCIKSDKYQVKETEDTVMYLDESLHYQKDFYYILNKPAGVVSATQDNHDQTVIDLLSDEDFREDLFPVGRLDKDTEGLLILTNDGQFSHQLLSPKKHVEKEYLAEVKGVMTKADVSAFAEGLLIDGEEQTLPAKLFIDSVDEKTNTSRIRLILHEGKFHQVKRMVKAVGKEVTYLKRIRMGNFLLPEDLILGEYRQMTPDELAQVRSK; from the coding sequence ATGCGTTTAGATAAATTTTTAGCTGACATCGGTCTTGGCAGCCGCAAAGAAGTCAAAGGGCTAATCAAAAATGGCTTGATCACAGTCAATGGAAACTGTATTAAAAGTGATAAATATCAAGTGAAAGAAACCGAAGACACGGTGATGTATCTAGATGAATCCTTACATTATCAAAAAGATTTTTATTATATCTTGAATAAACCTGCCGGCGTAGTTTCAGCAACTCAAGATAATCATGATCAAACCGTCATCGACTTACTTTCTGATGAAGATTTTCGGGAAGATTTATTTCCAGTCGGTCGGTTAGATAAAGATACAGAAGGATTGTTGATCCTGACCAATGATGGACAGTTTTCACATCAATTACTCTCTCCTAAAAAACACGTAGAAAAAGAATACTTGGCAGAGGTCAAAGGTGTGATGACGAAAGCAGATGTGTCAGCCTTTGCAGAAGGGTTACTCATTGATGGAGAGGAACAGACCCTGCCTGCAAAACTGTTCATTGACTCAGTCGATGAAAAAACAAACACTTCTCGTATCCGCTTGATCTTACATGAAGGCAAATTCCATCAAGTGAAACGGATGGTAAAAGCCGTTGGAAAAGAAGTCACTTACTTGAAACGGATACGTATGGGGAATTTTCTTCTGCCAGAAGATTTAATTCTAGGAGAGTATCGCCAAATGACACCAGATGAATTGGCACAAGTAAGAAGTAAATAG
- a CDS encoding putative polysaccharide biosynthesis protein: MTNQRKPAVENLTVQEKMARGSAWMTASNMISRLLGAVYIIPWYAWMGENAKAANGLFNMGYNIYALFLMISTAGIPAAIAKQTARYNSLNEYGTSHRLFLRAMQMMAVLGVFFAGFMYFASPWLARASGGGEELIPIMRSLSAALLVFPCMSVIRGYFQGNQEMMPYALSQIVEQIARVFYLLLSTFIIMKVLSGDYVTAVTQSTFAAFIGMIVSLAVLLYFLKKHQAYTAARVQYSENQVTIATKELLLDTIKEAIPFIIVGSGITIFKLVDQFTFIKIMSDTTEYSNAQLLDLFSIFSANPDKLTMVVIALATSIAATGLPLITEAVTIKDRRGLAKLTSSNLQLFSFIMFPATCGVMLLAYPLNTLFYTPDQLGSQVLIQASFVGLFLGLYMLVSNMLQGMFENKAAIQYLLVGFLVKLVLQYPAIRIFEVYGPLLATMIGFIISCSLILKKIHQVARFNRKFVWRRTLLIFILTLLMLLAAGLTKMIFGMFLNQDSKFQSLILIVLVAGVGGLVYTYLALKLRLADKLLGRQGMIRLRRRLRIK, from the coding sequence ATGACTAATCAAAGAAAACCAGCAGTAGAAAATTTGACAGTTCAAGAGAAAATGGCTAGAGGTTCTGCTTGGATGACTGCAAGTAATATGATCTCTCGATTACTTGGTGCGGTCTATATTATTCCTTGGTATGCTTGGATGGGCGAAAATGCAAAGGCTGCCAATGGATTATTCAATATGGGGTACAATATTTATGCGTTATTCTTAATGATTTCAACTGCAGGGATTCCAGCTGCCATTGCGAAACAAACCGCACGTTACAATTCATTGAATGAATACGGGACGTCTCACCGGTTGTTTCTAAGAGCAATGCAAATGATGGCTGTTTTAGGAGTGTTTTTTGCAGGATTTATGTATTTTGCCTCGCCTTGGTTAGCTCGTGCCTCTGGTGGTGGGGAAGAATTGATTCCAATCATGCGCTCATTAAGTGCAGCACTACTAGTGTTTCCTTGTATGAGTGTTATTCGAGGATACTTCCAAGGGAATCAGGAAATGATGCCTTATGCACTTTCGCAAATCGTTGAGCAGATTGCACGCGTTTTTTATCTGTTGCTTTCTACATTCATCATCATGAAAGTCCTGTCAGGTGACTACGTAACTGCGGTGACTCAATCGACTTTTGCAGCATTTATTGGGATGATCGTCAGCTTGGCAGTCTTATTATATTTTTTGAAAAAACATCAAGCGTATACAGCAGCTCGTGTGCAGTATAGTGAAAATCAAGTGACGATTGCCACGAAAGAATTGTTGTTGGATACGATCAAAGAAGCGATTCCTTTTATCATCGTAGGATCGGGGATCACGATTTTTAAATTAGTCGATCAATTTACATTTATTAAAATCATGTCGGATACCACTGAGTATTCCAATGCCCAATTATTGGATCTTTTTTCAATTTTCAGTGCGAATCCTGACAAGTTGACAATGGTCGTCATTGCTTTAGCGACGTCGATTGCTGCGACAGGCTTACCTTTGATCACGGAAGCGGTAACGATCAAGGATCGTCGTGGACTAGCAAAATTAACAAGCAGTAATTTACAGTTGTTTTCCTTTATTATGTTTCCTGCAACGTGTGGAGTGATGCTCTTGGCATACCCTTTGAATACTTTATTTTATACACCAGATCAACTAGGAAGCCAAGTATTGATCCAAGCAAGTTTTGTCGGTCTTTTTCTAGGACTTTATATGCTTGTATCGAATATGCTCCAAGGGATGTTTGAAAATAAAGCGGCGATCCAATACTTACTGGTTGGGTTTCTCGTAAAATTAGTCTTGCAGTATCCAGCAATCCGTATTTTTGAAGTGTATGGACCATTGCTCGCAACGATGATTGGATTTATCATTTCTTGTTCGTTGATACTAAAGAAAATCCATCAAGTGGCTCGCTTCAATCGGAAATTTGTATGGCGCCGCACCTTATTGATTTTTATTCTTACTCTGTTGATGCTCCTTGCAGCTGGGCTGACGAAAATGATTTTTGGGATGTTCTTGAACCAAGACAGTAAGTTCCAATCACTAATATTAATTGTTTTAGTCGCTGGAGTGGGTGGTTTGGTTTATACGTATCTGGCACTTAAGCTTCGTCTCGCAGATAAGTTATTAGGTCGTCAAGGGATGATTCGCTTACGCCGACGTTTGCGCATCAAATAA
- a CDS encoding UDP-N-acetylmuramoyl-L-alanyl-D-glutamate--L-lysine ligase, protein MSFSLEDIRNLLLKENLLKEFVSPQGWHLYAPENRVFKKLSYDSRQVDAETLFFCKGLNFKEEYLTVAIAQGLNYYVAEEPYENEACGIIVTDIRKAMAILSMAFYDYPQNKMLVIGFTGTKGKTTAAYFTKAILDHTTNYKTALFSTMNTTLDGKSFFKSNLTTPESLDLYRMMAEAVENGMTHLVMEVSSQAYKTQRVYGLTLDVGIFLNISPDHISPIEHPTFDDYFYCKRQLILNSKKVILNRESDYFDLLVETGQVHGIPAITYGRADTTDVQVKSLENQTQAFQLITHGSDLPVEAEYEIKLAGGFNQENAASAIIAATLVGASITDAQQGLREARVPGRMDQLTHKNGAHVYVDYAHNYLSLKTLLAFAKSEHPNGRVIVVLGSPGNKAISRRKDFGEVLSETADIVFLTADDPAFEDPQKIAEEIHAAITNTALAVHYEMDRPTAIQLALAESHPEDSVVIAGKGVDAYQKVGGVDEPYEGDYDIAKRLIEQ, encoded by the coding sequence ATGAGCTTCTCCTTAGAAGATATCCGCAACTTATTGTTAAAAGAAAATCTGTTAAAAGAATTTGTATCACCACAGGGGTGGCATCTTTATGCTCCAGAAAATAGAGTATTCAAGAAATTAAGTTATGACTCACGTCAGGTCGACGCTGAGACATTATTTTTTTGTAAAGGATTAAATTTTAAAGAAGAATATTTAACTGTCGCAATTGCTCAAGGGCTTAATTACTACGTCGCCGAAGAACCTTATGAGAATGAAGCATGTGGCATAATCGTGACCGATATTCGCAAAGCAATGGCGATTCTTTCCATGGCTTTTTATGATTATCCACAAAACAAGATGCTAGTCATCGGATTTACTGGGACTAAAGGTAAAACCACCGCTGCATACTTTACAAAAGCCATTCTAGACCATACGACTAACTATAAAACTGCCCTTTTTTCAACAATGAATACCACATTAGACGGCAAGTCTTTTTTTAAATCGAATTTAACGACCCCAGAGTCACTTGACTTGTATCGCATGATGGCTGAAGCAGTAGAAAACGGTATGACACATCTTGTCATGGAGGTTTCTTCTCAAGCCTACAAGACGCAACGTGTTTATGGACTAACTTTAGATGTTGGGATTTTCTTAAATATCTCTCCAGATCATATCAGTCCGATCGAACATCCTACGTTTGATGATTACTTTTATTGCAAACGACAGTTGATCTTAAATTCAAAAAAAGTGATTTTAAACCGTGAGAGTGATTACTTTGATTTATTAGTGGAAACAGGTCAAGTCCACGGTATTCCTGCAATCACTTACGGACGAGCAGATACAACAGACGTTCAAGTGAAAAGTTTAGAAAATCAAACACAGGCGTTTCAATTGATCACACATGGTTCTGATTTACCTGTTGAAGCGGAGTATGAGATCAAATTAGCTGGTGGCTTCAATCAAGAAAATGCAGCTAGCGCAATCATTGCGGCGACTTTAGTCGGTGCCTCGATCACCGATGCCCAACAAGGCCTAAGAGAAGCTAGAGTACCGGGACGCATGGATCAGTTGACCCATAAGAACGGCGCCCATGTTTACGTTGATTATGCCCATAACTATTTAAGTTTAAAAACACTTTTAGCATTTGCTAAAAGTGAACATCCCAATGGTCGTGTGATCGTCGTTCTAGGAAGTCCAGGAAACAAAGCGATTTCCCGCAGAAAAGACTTTGGAGAAGTCTTGTCAGAAACAGCCGATATCGTTTTCTTGACTGCAGATGATCCTGCTTTTGAAGATCCACAAAAAATTGCAGAAGAAATCCACGCAGCAATCACCAATACAGCGCTTGCTGTTCATTATGAAATGGACCGTCCCACTGCGATCCAACTAGCATTAGCAGAAAGCCATCCAGAAGACTCTGTTGTGATTGCTGGTAAAGGCGTGGATGCGTATCAAAAAGTTGGTGGCGTAGATGAACCTTATGAAGGTGACTATGACATAGCAAAACGCTTGATCGAACAATGA
- a CDS encoding cyclase family protein yields MKLIDLSITIENEVPSDPQEMIPVINYLDHEKSVPDMLRFFETAKKEDLPNGLAWAMESVQLTTHTGTHMDAPYHYHPTMDNGQPAWTIEEVPLDWCYGEGVMLDFSDKPNGYQLTITDFQHALKNINYTLKEKDIVLIQTGAAPFWGTPNYLISGCGVGREATLWLLEQGICLVGTDAWSWDRPLPFIAEEFKQTRNPSIIWEGHFAGIEKKYCHIEKLTNLDQLPSTGFKLSCFPTKIKKASAGWTRVVAIMEENQC; encoded by the coding sequence ATGAAATTGATTGATTTAAGTATCACAATTGAAAATGAAGTGCCAAGTGATCCGCAAGAAATGATTCCGGTGATCAACTATTTAGACCACGAGAAAAGCGTGCCTGATATGTTACGCTTTTTTGAAACAGCAAAAAAGGAAGACTTACCTAATGGCTTAGCTTGGGCGATGGAAAGTGTCCAGCTCACTACGCATACTGGCACTCATATGGATGCACCTTATCATTATCATCCAACGATGGATAATGGACAGCCAGCTTGGACCATTGAAGAGGTGCCCCTTGATTGGTGTTATGGAGAAGGCGTCATGCTTGATTTTTCAGATAAACCAAATGGCTATCAGTTAACAATCACTGACTTTCAACACGCCTTGAAAAATATCAACTATACACTCAAAGAAAAAGATATCGTGTTGATTCAGACAGGTGCTGCGCCGTTTTGGGGGACGCCAAACTATTTGATCAGTGGATGTGGTGTCGGACGAGAAGCAACCCTTTGGTTATTAGAACAAGGAATCTGTTTAGTTGGTACGGATGCTTGGTCGTGGGATCGACCATTACCGTTTATTGCGGAAGAATTTAAACAGACTCGCAATCCCTCGATTATTTGGGAAGGTCATTTTGCTGGAATCGAAAAGAAATACTGTCATATTGAAAAATTGACGAACTTAGATCAACTGCCATCCACTGGTTTCAAGCTAAGCTGTTTCCCAACTAAAATCAAAAAAGCGAGTGCTGGTTGGACACGAGTGGTCGCGATCATGGAAGAAAATCAATGTTGA
- the celB gene encoding PTS cellobiose transporter subunit IIC encodes MFDFLQKYLMGPMGKVAQFKIVRAVMAAGMASIPFTIVGSMFLVLNILPLPFPFLEGFFNATFFKVSDLYMIVNTMTMGILSVYFAIVFAYELTSIERDEQALNVNPLTGALLSVFAFFMCIPELIISDGKISLISSMTDAETVVSGVRMGAFVERLGTSGIFTAIIMSYIAVELYCMCVKRNWVIKMPDVVPPGVSRSFTALIPTFVIAFVVMIVNGTLVALGTDIFKMIAIPFGFVTELTNTWIGIMIIYFLIHALWIVGIHGANIITSFLTPIVLANMAANAQGANYPLAGEFNNSYVTVGGSGATLGLIIFIAFMAKSDQLKVLGKASLVPGIFNINEPIIFGMPIVYNPYLAVPFFLAPMASASLAYFAIKLEIVRPMLAQMPWPSPVGIGAFVGSGGDWKAAVLAVLCAILGFIIWLPFIKFYDNKLLTEEQEKAAELAREGSVA; translated from the coding sequence ATGTTTGATTTTCTACAGAAATATTTGATGGGACCGATGGGGAAAGTGGCACAGTTCAAGATCGTACGCGCAGTAATGGCTGCTGGGATGGCGTCGATTCCCTTTACGATCGTAGGCTCGATGTTTTTAGTTTTGAATATTTTACCGTTACCATTTCCATTTTTAGAAGGATTTTTCAATGCAACTTTCTTTAAAGTCAGCGACTTGTATATGATCGTCAACACGATGACGATGGGGATATTATCTGTTTATTTTGCTATTGTATTTGCTTATGAATTAACGTCGATCGAAAGAGATGAACAAGCACTGAACGTCAATCCTTTAACTGGCGCGCTATTATCTGTTTTTGCTTTCTTTATGTGTATTCCAGAGTTGATCATTTCAGACGGAAAAATCAGCTTGATCTCTAGTATGACCGATGCAGAAACTGTGGTTAGTGGTGTACGTATGGGCGCATTTGTCGAACGTCTAGGTACGTCAGGTATTTTTACCGCCATCATCATGTCTTACATTGCAGTTGAGTTGTATTGTATGTGTGTGAAACGTAACTGGGTCATCAAGATGCCAGATGTTGTACCACCTGGGGTTTCACGTTCCTTTACTGCATTGATCCCAACGTTTGTGATTGCCTTTGTGGTGATGATTGTCAACGGCACATTAGTTGCGTTAGGAACAGATATTTTCAAAATGATCGCTATTCCATTTGGATTTGTAACAGAATTGACGAATACGTGGATAGGGATCATGATCATTTATTTCTTGATCCACGCGTTATGGATCGTAGGGATTCATGGGGCGAACATTATTACCTCATTCTTGACACCAATCGTTTTAGCGAACATGGCAGCAAATGCGCAAGGTGCAAATTATCCTTTAGCCGGCGAATTTAATAATTCTTATGTAACAGTTGGTGGTTCTGGAGCGACATTAGGATTAATTATCTTTATTGCTTTTATGGCAAAATCCGATCAGTTAAAAGTATTAGGAAAAGCTTCATTAGTACCAGGGATCTTCAATATCAATGAACCAATCATTTTCGGGATGCCGATCGTTTATAACCCTTACCTGGCAGTACCATTTTTCTTGGCACCAATGGCATCCGCATCATTAGCATACTTTGCCATCAAACTAGAAATCGTTCGACCAATGTTAGCTCAAATGCCGTGGCCTTCACCAGTAGGGATCGGCGCCTTTGTTGGTAGTGGAGGTGACTGGAAAGCCGCTGTCTTAGCCGTCTTATGTGCGATTCTCGGCTTTATCATCTGGTTGCCATTCATCAAGTTTTATGACAATAAATTATTGACTGAAGAACAAGAAAAAGCCGCAGAATTAGCAAGAGAAGGTTCAGTGGCTTAG
- a CDS encoding PTS cellobiose transporter subunit IIA, which produces MTEKMTSEELQVTAFDIIFHSGNARTLIHEAFALLRAEDFTEAEEKLNEANQEILEAHKSQTHLLKEYASGQKIEMEIIMVHAQDHLMTTMTLLEVAKEMSYLYQK; this is translated from the coding sequence ATGACGGAGAAAATGACGAGTGAAGAGCTCCAAGTAACCGCTTTTGATATTATTTTTCACAGTGGCAATGCACGAACATTGATCCACGAGGCATTTGCTTTGTTACGAGCAGAAGATTTTACAGAAGCAGAAGAAAAGCTAAATGAAGCAAATCAAGAAATTTTAGAAGCCCATAAATCACAAACGCATTTATTGAAGGAATACGCGAGTGGACAAAAAATTGAAATGGAGATCATTATGGTCCATGCGCAAGATCATCTGATGACGACGATGACGTTATTGGAAGTTGCAAAAGAAATGAGCTATCTATATCAAAAATAA
- a CDS encoding BglG family transcription antiterminator, producing MKQTEKELLRQLIDHQGEYLTSQYLASELLLSDRTIRNYLKTLNEVIETNGGRLIAKQGQGYQLEVVNKLAFALFLKQREVTVEYGDQVTEFYGSEDRKKYILNKLLLEDRAIVIDDLAEELYISRSSLVNDIQEIKEKLAEYSLKIVSKHKQGMWIEGQEQDKRHVIMDTFFGNKYTNSLKEYLGNSQFFKEINFEELVIIILDEIRESKLKVSDFVIQNLALHLALAIKRMRAGFEIQVPEITGEEIHETEYQAAKNITRRIESIMNVRFPKDEIAYLALHLMAKSNQSHKRENQELVTELMSVLKELAQVLGQSIVEDYQFRNGLLNHLEPMLVRLKRGIALENPLTKEIKKEDPRAFELTKHYFSQMPSLKGYKINEDEWAYLALHLMAAIEKNKVDCKLQALIICATGYGSAQLLKNRVLSEFGKNIAVKQVKGYYEIDEQALEDIDVIISSIDLSTMFFKVPVLHVSVFLNDQDVQKIRKVIEEYRPSCFVKPQEALSFMKEKVSFYEEQISRNWFKVYPSAPTKVQAINDLLALLQEDETENYTSEMAHQIERREKMGQIIFSEQVVVPHPAIPVGATAKIAVGIIPDGMEWDEQGAIHFVFLVSPSCIENEGITVVTKAIVKFIDRLDLQQQILAEPTFENFNEQFIKMIY from the coding sequence ATGAAACAAACAGAAAAAGAGTTATTGCGGCAATTGATTGATCATCAAGGAGAATACCTCACAAGCCAGTACCTCGCTTCTGAATTATTATTATCTGACCGTACGATTCGAAACTATTTGAAAACATTGAATGAAGTGATCGAAACCAATGGCGGAAGACTCATTGCAAAGCAAGGGCAAGGGTATCAATTAGAGGTCGTCAACAAGCTTGCTTTTGCGCTGTTTTTAAAGCAACGAGAAGTCACTGTGGAATATGGCGATCAGGTGACTGAGTTCTATGGTTCAGAAGATCGAAAAAAGTATATTTTAAATAAACTACTTTTGGAAGATCGCGCAATCGTGATCGATGATTTGGCAGAAGAGTTATATATCAGCCGTTCGAGTTTAGTGAATGATATCCAAGAAATCAAAGAGAAGTTAGCCGAATATTCGTTGAAAATTGTGTCGAAACATAAACAGGGAATGTGGATCGAGGGTCAAGAACAAGACAAGCGACATGTGATCATGGATACCTTTTTTGGAAATAAGTATACCAATTCTTTAAAAGAATATCTCGGTAACAGTCAATTCTTCAAGGAAATCAATTTTGAAGAATTAGTGATCATCATCTTGGACGAGATTCGTGAATCCAAATTAAAGGTGTCCGATTTTGTGATACAAAATTTAGCGTTACATTTAGCATTGGCAATCAAGCGAATGCGAGCCGGATTTGAGATACAAGTGCCTGAAATCACTGGAGAAGAAATCCATGAGACCGAATATCAAGCAGCCAAGAATATAACCAGACGGATCGAGTCTATAATGAATGTTCGTTTCCCAAAAGATGAAATTGCTTATTTAGCCTTACATTTGATGGCTAAATCGAATCAAAGCCATAAAAGGGAGAATCAGGAGTTAGTGACAGAGCTAATGTCAGTTCTTAAAGAACTTGCTCAGGTTCTTGGTCAGTCAATCGTCGAAGATTATCAATTCAGGAATGGCTTGCTCAATCATTTAGAACCAATGTTGGTTCGTTTAAAGAGAGGGATTGCTTTGGAAAATCCTTTAACAAAAGAGATCAAAAAAGAAGATCCCCGGGCCTTTGAATTGACTAAACACTATTTCAGTCAGATGCCTTCTTTGAAAGGTTATAAAATCAATGAGGATGAATGGGCGTATTTAGCGCTTCACCTAATGGCAGCGATTGAAAAAAATAAGGTCGATTGTAAACTACAGGCGTTGATCATCTGTGCGACTGGTTATGGAAGTGCACAATTGCTGAAAAATCGGGTATTGAGTGAATTTGGGAAAAACATTGCAGTGAAACAAGTAAAAGGCTACTACGAAATCGATGAACAGGCATTAGAAGATATTGATGTAATCATTTCTTCTATTGATTTATCTACGATGTTTTTCAAAGTACCTGTTCTCCATGTCAGTGTTTTCTTGAATGATCAGGATGTTCAAAAGATCCGTAAAGTGATTGAAGAATATCGTCCAAGTTGTTTTGTGAAACCACAAGAAGCGTTATCTTTTATGAAGGAAAAAGTAAGTTTTTATGAAGAGCAGATTTCTAGAAATTGGTTTAAAGTTTATCCTTCAGCACCAACAAAAGTCCAAGCTATCAATGATTTATTGGCACTTTTACAAGAAGATGAAACGGAGAATTATACGTCTGAGATGGCTCACCAAATCGAACGTCGTGAGAAAATGGGGCAAATCATTTTCAGTGAACAAGTAGTTGTCCCGCATCCAGCGATCCCAGTGGGGGCTACTGCTAAAATTGCAGTGGGGATCATTCCTGATGGGATGGAATGGGATGAACAAGGGGCGATCCATTTTGTCTTTCTAGTCTCTCCTTCTTGTATTGAGAATGAAGGAATCACTGTTGTAACGAAAGCAATCGTGAAATTTATTGATCGATTGGATCTACAGCAGCAGATTTTAGCTGAACCAACGTTTGAAAATTTTAATGAACAATTTATAAAAATGATTTATTAA
- a CDS encoding PTS cellobiose transporter subunit IIB, whose protein sequence is MKKALIICAAGMSSSMMASKTTEYFKGKGEEVFVDAVSATEGDNQIKTSDFDLFLISPQTTMYLDKFVKLGKTVGKPVVSIPFQAYVPIPTGIQKLAELIEENI, encoded by the coding sequence ATGAAAAAAGCATTGATTATTTGTGCCGCAGGAATGTCTTCTTCGATGATGGCATCAAAAACAACAGAATATTTTAAAGGAAAAGGCGAAGAGGTATTTGTTGACGCGGTTTCTGCAACAGAAGGGGACAACCAAATCAAGACAAGTGATTTCGATTTGTTCTTGATCAGTCCTCAAACTACAATGTACTTGGATAAATTTGTTAAACTAGGAAAAACAGTAGGGAAACCGGTCGTAAGTATACCATTCCAAGCGTATGTTCCTATCCCTACGGGTATCCAAAAATTAGCAGAGCTGATTGAGGAAAATATATAG
- a CDS encoding IS1182 family transposase, with the protein MLSKQDMSKRAQMGFFALEDLVPQDHLLRQMDQFIDFSFIYDLVKDKYDETQGRPSLDPVLLIKLPMIQYFFGIKSMRQTIKEIEVNNAYRWFLGLGLEDAVPHFSTFGKNYTRRFKGTTTFEQIFYEILAQCMMEGIVDTSEVFIDGTHIKAHANRNKKESVEVMDQAFFYTEKLTKEIEKDREKRLKKPLKETNAETKIAMKKTSTTDPESGWFHKGEHKEVFAYSAQVACDKNGWILGYTTHPGNLHDSRTFITLFRKLKGAFTLDKLIMDAGYKTPAIAQLLLEEKLTPVFPYKRPMTKAGYFKKNDYAYDEYYDCYICPNDKILTYSTTNRKGYLEYKSNPEECKNCPVLSTCTNSKNHTKVITRHIWAKAIERCEEIRHQRNFKDLYRKRKETIERIFGTAKEFHGLRYTNQIGIEKMHMKIGLTFACLNMKKLVKIKKGRARKECFSLEKQSYFSLIIENIHIKKTNLIFT; encoded by the coding sequence ATGCTCTCAAAACAAGATATGAGTAAGCGTGCACAGATGGGCTTTTTTGCTCTTGAAGACTTAGTTCCCCAAGACCATTTATTACGACAAATGGATCAGTTTATTGATTTTTCTTTTATTTACGATTTGGTAAAAGATAAATATGATGAAACCCAAGGACGGCCAAGCTTAGATCCCGTTCTTCTAATTAAATTACCGATGATTCAATATTTTTTTGGTATTAAAAGCATGAGACAAACCATCAAAGAAATTGAAGTGAACAACGCTTATCGATGGTTTTTGGGGTTAGGTTTAGAAGATGCAGTTCCTCATTTTTCTACATTTGGTAAAAACTATACGAGACGGTTCAAAGGAACCACTACATTTGAACAAATCTTTTATGAGATTTTAGCACAATGTATGATGGAAGGAATCGTTGATACCTCTGAAGTTTTTATTGATGGGACGCATATTAAAGCACATGCGAATCGAAACAAGAAAGAATCCGTCGAAGTGATGGATCAAGCCTTCTTTTATACGGAAAAATTGACAAAAGAAATTGAAAAAGATCGAGAAAAACGCCTAAAAAAGCCCTTAAAAGAAACCAACGCAGAAACTAAAATAGCTATGAAAAAAACAAGTACGACTGATCCCGAAAGTGGTTGGTTTCATAAAGGTGAGCATAAAGAAGTTTTTGCTTATAGCGCACAAGTAGCATGTGATAAAAACGGCTGGATACTAGGCTATACGACCCACCCAGGAAACTTACATGATAGTCGTACGTTTATTACTTTATTTAGAAAGCTCAAAGGAGCTTTTACTCTAGATAAATTGATTATGGATGCTGGGTATAAAACGCCAGCAATCGCTCAATTACTTCTCGAAGAGAAGCTGACGCCTGTTTTCCCTTATAAGCGACCCATGACGAAAGCGGGTTATTTCAAGAAGAACGACTATGCCTACGATGAATATTATGATTGTTATATCTGTCCTAATGATAAGATCCTCACTTATTCGACAACGAATCGAAAAGGATATTTAGAATACAAAAGTAATCCAGAAGAATGTAAAAATTGTCCTGTTCTATCTACTTGTACAAATTCAAAAAATCATACAAAAGTAATCACCAGACATATTTGGGCGAAAGCAATCGAACGATGTGAGGAAATACGTCACCAAAGAAATTTTAAAGACCTATACAGAAAAAGAAAAGAAACAATTGAACGAATTTTTGGTACAGCAAAAGAATTTCACGGATTACGTTATACGAATCAAATAGGAATTGAAAAAATGCACATGAAAATTGGGCTTACTTTTGCCTGCCTAAATATGAAAAAATTAGTAAAAATCAAAAAAGGCAGAGCAAGAAAGGAGTGTTTTTCTTTAGAAAAACAAAGCTATTTCTCTTTAATTATTGAAAACATACATATAAAAAAGACAAACCTCATTTTTACATAA